A single region of the Zootoca vivipara chromosome 2, rZooViv1.1, whole genome shotgun sequence genome encodes:
- the LOC118079555 gene encoding N6-adenosine-methyltransferase TMT1A, with the protein MATALVFCLRLCLQLLALPIYMLSYLGVWQPYCKKIFPAFMEKFAASYNKKMSRQKQELFRNLLEFAGSSGQLRLLEIGTGTGSNFQFFPANCRVTCTDPNPHFQRSLAKSMAQNQHLQFDSFLVTPAENLHEVADSSVDVVVSTLVLCSVRDMQSVLSEVCRVLKPGGAFYFLEHVAADHSSWCYFWQQVLFPTWKLLFDGCCLTREIWSDLDKANFSDVKLQHICVPLHWTPIQPHIIGYAVK; encoded by the exons ATGGCAACAGCCCTGGTCTTCTGCCTACGTCTCTGTCTCCAGCTGCTAGCCCTTCCCATATACATGCTCTCGTACTTGGGAGTATGGCAGCCTTACTGCAAGAAGATCTTCCCGGCCTTCATGGAGAAGTTTGCAGCCAGTTACAACAAGAAGATGTCAAGGCAGAAACAAGAGCTGTTCCGCAACTTGTTGGAGTTTGCAGGCTCCTCGGGGCAGCTGCGGCTGCTGGAGATAGGAACTGGCACGGGCTCCAACTTCCAGTTCTTTCCGGCCAACTGCAGGGTCACCTGTACAGACCCCAACCCCCACTTTCAACGGAGTCTAGCCAAAAGCATGGCCCAGAACCAGCACcttcagtttgacagctttttgGTGACCCCTGCGGAGAATCTGCACGAGGTGGCCGATTCTTCCGTCGATGTCGTCGTTTCCACTTTGGTCCTCTGCTCCGTGCGGGACATGCAAAGTGTTCTGAGCGAAGTCTGCAGGGTCCTCAAGCCA GGTGGAGCATTTTATTTCTTGGAACATGTGGCTGCAGACCATTCAAGCTGGTGCTACTTTTGGCAGCAAGTTCTCTTCCCAACATGGAAACTTCTCTTTGACGGATGCTGCTTAACAAGAGAGATCTGGAGTGATCTTGACAAAGCAAATTTCTCAGATGTAAAGCTGCAACATATATGTGTCCCCTTACACTGGACACCGATTCAGCCACATATCATTGGTTATGCTGTAAAGTAA